In a single window of the Tellurirhabdus bombi genome:
- a CDS encoding HNH endonuclease has protein sequence MGRKVLVLNQDYSALSICSVPKAFLLVYLNKAELVAESESYVLRTVRSEYPSPTVIRLHRYVHLPYKGVMLNRQNIFKRDGHRCMYCGTTEELTLDHVLPKSRGGKTNWDNLVSACKRCNSRKGDLTPEEANMRMHHKPFKPSFLVFLRDFSGSVDDSWMPYLSKRDKGIYN, from the coding sequence ATGGGCAGGAAAGTACTGGTGCTAAATCAAGACTACAGCGCGTTGAGCATTTGCTCAGTTCCGAAAGCATTTCTGCTTGTTTACCTCAATAAAGCAGAGTTGGTTGCTGAATCAGAGTCTTACGTTTTACGTACGGTACGCAGTGAATACCCTTCTCCTACAGTTATTCGTTTACATCGATACGTGCACCTTCCGTACAAAGGGGTTATGTTGAATCGGCAAAACATCTTCAAGCGCGACGGCCATCGTTGCATGTATTGCGGAACAACGGAAGAACTTACCTTGGATCATGTGCTGCCAAAATCGCGGGGTGGAAAGACCAATTGGGATAATCTAGTCTCAGCCTGCAAGCGCTGTAATTCCCGAAAAGGAGATTTAACCCCGGAGGAAGCTAACATGCGCATGCACCACAAGCCTTTCAAGCCTTCCTTCCTGGTATTTCTTCGTGATTTCTCTGGCTCCGTTGACGATAGTTGGATGCCTTATTTGAGCAAACGCGACAAAGGTATCTACAACTAA
- the rpsA gene encoding 30S ribosomal protein S1, whose protein sequence is MAKTQELPAFDWDRADNKGFGYGYSTEERSRLEELYDNTLAQVNEKEVVKGTVVGITDREVILNIGFKSDGLVPASEFRDLPDLKIGDEVEVYVENQEDPNGQLVLSRKKAKVITAWQKIQQALDEDLVIEGFVKRRTKGGLIVDIYSIEAFLPGSQIDVKPIRDFDVFVGKKMEVKVVKINYANDNVVVSHKVLIEKDLEAQRQQILTNLEKGQVLEGVIKNMTNFGVFIDLGGVDGLLHITDISWGRISHPSELLSLDQKVNVVVLDFDEDKKRISLGMKQLQSHPWDSLSEEIQVGSHVKGRIVNVADYGAFLEIMPGVEGLIHVSEMSWSQHLRNPQDFLKVNDEVEAVVLTLDRNDRKMSLGIKQLTADPWSRADLVEKYAVGTRHKGVVRNLTNFGLFLELEEGIDGLVHVSDLSWTKKIKHPSDFIKVSEELEVIVLELDVENRRLALGHKQLEENPWDTFESVFTPGSVHRSTILSKNDKVATLELPYGIEGFASLKNLAKEDGSMAEIGESLDFKVQEFSKDEKRIMLSHSKTWQEKTEEKKPAEKKAAAAPKPQAAPKEAERGATLGDLDALAALKEQFEGRGRKGE, encoded by the coding sequence ATGGCTAAAACGCAAGAACTGCCTGCATTCGATTGGGACAGAGCAGACAACAAAGGTTTCGGTTACGGCTACTCGACAGAAGAGCGCAGCCGTCTGGAAGAGTTGTATGACAACACCCTCGCGCAGGTAAATGAAAAAGAAGTAGTGAAGGGTACCGTTGTTGGTATTACCGACCGGGAAGTAATTTTGAACATCGGCTTCAAATCCGATGGATTGGTACCAGCATCCGAATTTCGTGATTTGCCGGACCTGAAAATTGGAGACGAAGTAGAAGTTTACGTAGAAAATCAGGAAGACCCGAACGGCCAGCTTGTTCTTTCGCGCAAGAAAGCCAAAGTAATTACGGCATGGCAAAAAATTCAGCAAGCACTGGATGAAGATCTAGTAATTGAAGGATTTGTGAAACGTCGGACGAAAGGTGGACTTATCGTTGATATTTATAGCATTGAAGCTTTCTTACCAGGTTCTCAGATCGACGTGAAGCCAATTCGCGATTTCGATGTGTTTGTTGGTAAGAAAATGGAAGTGAAAGTAGTGAAGATCAATTACGCGAACGATAACGTAGTTGTATCGCACAAAGTACTGATCGAAAAAGACCTCGAAGCACAACGTCAGCAAATCCTGACGAACCTCGAGAAAGGCCAGGTTCTGGAAGGGGTGATCAAAAACATGACCAACTTCGGTGTGTTCATCGACCTTGGTGGTGTAGATGGTCTGTTGCACATCACGGATATTTCGTGGGGTCGTATCAGCCACCCGTCCGAGCTACTAAGCCTGGATCAAAAAGTCAACGTTGTTGTTCTCGACTTCGACGAAGATAAAAAACGGATTTCACTGGGTATGAAGCAACTTCAGTCACACCCATGGGATTCACTGTCTGAAGAAATTCAGGTTGGTTCTCACGTAAAAGGCCGCATCGTAAATGTAGCTGATTACGGTGCATTCCTGGAAATCATGCCGGGTGTAGAAGGCTTGATCCACGTATCAGAAATGTCGTGGTCACAGCACCTACGGAATCCGCAGGATTTCCTGAAAGTAAATGATGAAGTAGAAGCTGTTGTGTTGACGCTGGACCGCAATGACCGTAAAATGTCATTAGGTATCAAGCAACTCACTGCTGATCCTTGGTCACGTGCTGATCTGGTTGAAAAATATGCCGTTGGGACTCGTCACAAAGGCGTTGTTCGTAACCTAACTAATTTTGGCTTATTCCTGGAATTGGAAGAAGGCATCGATGGTCTGGTTCACGTGTCTGACTTGTCATGGACGAAGAAGATCAAGCACCCTTCTGACTTCATTAAAGTGAGCGAAGAGCTAGAAGTTATCGTTCTTGAACTTGACGTTGAGAATCGTCGTCTGGCACTGGGTCACAAGCAACTCGAAGAGAATCCTTGGGATACATTCGAGAGCGTTTTCACCCCAGGTTCAGTACACCGGTCTACAATCTTGTCTAAAAACGATAAAGTCGCTACGCTTGAATTGCCTTACGGTATCGAGGGCTTCGCTTCGCTGAAAAACCTAGCGAAAGAAGATGGTTCGATGGCTGAGATAGGTGAATCACTTGACTTTAAAGTTCAGGAGTTCTCGAAAGATGAGAAGCGCATTATGTTGTCGCACTCAAAGACTTGGCAGGAGAAAACAGAGGAGAAAAAGCCAGCTGAAAAGAAAGCTGCTGCCGCTCCAAAGCCTCAAGCTGCGCCAAAAGAGGCAGAACGGGGAGCTACGCTTGGTGACCTGGATGCACTAGCTGCTTTGAAAGAGCAGTTTGAAGGCCGTGGTCGGAAAGGCGAATAA